ATCATACAGTACATGTGAATTAACATAATTTGTATTGACTAAGTAATATAAGATTGTAATGGATCAATGTTATTGAAGCACATTGCTGAAAAAGAACACAAGATATGCTCAAAAAGCCGACTGACACAGAGTATCTACATAAATTCAAGATcaaacaaaaagagaaaaaagggatcatttaaataataaaacttatGAGCTTAACTATTCTGAAAATGGGATATGTTGTACAAACACAAGCCAAAACTTACCACATTGGGAAAGAGACTTATCCACCACAACAGTTGTTGGAGGCAATGGCTGGAAGAATCCAGCAGTCATGGCATCTCTATTGTGGAGGACATGTCTGGTGTGCATGCTGATGTCACATTCAGCACAGAAGAAGGGGCGTGGTCGACAGTCACAACACCGGATAACTGCTGGACTGCTCCTACACTGTTGGCAGATGTGTGTTGCCACACTTTCTTTTGCTGCAGCCGTGTTTACCAGACGGGGTCTCTCTGCCCTCCACCTCTCTGAAAAGAGACTCTGACGTATGCTCCAGTTCGAGGATGCCAGAAGAGGATCTCTTGGGGTTCCAAGAGGTGATGCCTCATCACCTGAGGAATCGCTCAGTGAGTGCTGGAGATCTTGTAGAAAACACTCTGTTAAAATAGTATGGAGTTTTTAGAAACAATAgcaaattttaaaatacaaacatttatttacattctaACCCACTGTCAGATATAAATGGAAACAATGAAAATGGTGTACAATGAAGTACAAACCAacagtctctggagcaaaggcCACCTCACAGTTAGTGTCAGGAGCATTGAAGGGAGGATCAATGTTCTGAATGTGATCAGCTGTAGAggattaaaacaacacaaatcaaCATTTACATATATCATTCAAATTTACAACTGAAATTACCAGCCTGAAATGGCACAAGCTcactgtttaaagggatagttcacccaaaaatttaaattctttcatcatttactcacccttaaagagttccaaacctgtattcatttatttgttctgctgaacacaaaggaagatattttgaagaatgtttgtaaccaaacagttggtGGACCCCACtcacttccatagtatttatttcTCCATACTAAGGAAGTCAGCGGTGTcccacaactgtttggttacccatattcatcaaaatatcttcttttgtgttcagcagaacaaataaatgaatacaggtttggaacctgagggtgaataaatgacgacaaaatttttaattctgggtgaactatccctttaacatacaGCTGGAGAGTTTTTTTATTTCCCAAACCCTAATGTGGACAGTCCAATTACTCTCGTTTAGCTGCCTATAAGGTGTCTTATAGATGATAACAGCATATAGGAATGCTTATATAGAAGcagattaaaataaaacaagctGGCTGGCCATTGACAACACACTCAGAAGAATGCGTCGTTTCAAACACAGCCTTCCCAAGACCAACACCTTGCAAGCGATTTACTATGATGGTAACCAGGCAGGCACATTTTACTGCATAACCATAATATTGACAAGATTTCCTAAAATGTCATAACAGCccacaaataaacattttttttatgtgctaATTTTGTAGTTCATACtgctttacaaaaatatttaatagtaACATAAATGTGCCTCTTTCACTTaatttttcactttcacttaAGACTAGTGACATCTTTAATAAAtctactttttatgtaaaaaatcaAATGACTGGTTCTGGTTTGATTGTTTCCCTGACATATCAACTAAACATGTATTCCTTCATTTCCTTAATTCCTTTATTACAATATTAAGTCCCTAAACAATGTGATTTCTCAAAAaatctttaatgaaaaacaatacTGACCCTTTTTTGACTGATGCCTGCTTGATCTTGGCCTTGCATAGACAATATTTCCATGCACGTCTCTTTTTCTCCAGTGCACCCTTGGTTGCCTTGGCTCAGGCATCTTTGCTGGTGCTGCTGCCTCCTCCTCTTCTTGCAGCTCACCAAGAAAGTCATCAAGACTTTGGAGCTCATCCTTCAGTTCTTGATGATCAACCAAGTTATCCAAGACCATTAGATTTTCTTGGATTTCTGAATCACTCATGGTTATAGTGATGGgcagaaaaacaaacagacagaaagacTCACAACAAAGAGATGGACAAATAAAacagggggggggggggggggggggacaaagagagacagagagagagagctgaagAGAGTACAGGTGATGGGTACAGGTTAACAAGATGGACGTGGCTCTTAAAAGTGCctttgttatttatttgtgtgtgtgtgtatgtggtgGAGTGTTAGAATAAAGATAATTTTTGCTGGCAAATTTGAGGGACCTAatgatgaaaaagaaaaaacaaacagacaaacaaaaaaacagaattgaacattttacatcAGTATTCTCTTCACCTGTGTTGCCAGATTGGGCTTGAGTGTACGTAAAATTGATTTTATACAGTTGAATAAGCAAAAAGTTAATACTGTTAAATACATTTAACACAAAAATTGTTAATAATGTAAGTTTTTCTCTATTTCGCCaacaaaaatagttccaaacaaaacaGCAGAACTCACTGTAAAAAGTACATGAATCAATTAATAACTTATGAcaacataatttattattacattaattataCACATGGTTTTATTTCATAGTGAGAAATTGTGCTGAGACACAataatgttgttgttatgaTTTTGTTTCTACTGTTTATTATAGATAATATTTAGGCGTTTATTGTCAGATTATTTGTGGATTTTAAACAATTACTGGGCTGGAAAACAAACTAATCTGGCAACCCTGTTTTTTACCGGACCATTTATAATGTTGGCTAAAGTGGCAGTCTGAGTATGTAAAATAGGTAACTGGAAACACATCAGTACTGAAAATCTTGTATTCCCCATGATTGCACCTTCATGATTATATGCgaaaaaaattaacttgaaTTTAATTAGCTAACTTTGCTAGCCTACTGCACATTTGGTGCAGCaagtaatttatatatatataaaaaaagttttctatCATTAACCGTCCTAATAAATTGCTGCCTTACACTTCTAAAAGTTCTAAACACAACTTGACCTGATTCTACAGTTTTTAGTGTGTGAATTTAAGAATAGTCTCGATCTCTATTAATTAACTTTTCTACTTACCGAGTGGAAAATCGCAATGGACCTTGGGATCGCGATCGCGCCATACAATGACGTCAGCGTTATTAATTTTGaggatttttaataaataaataaataaacaagacaTTGATTAATCGAACACAagcatatatacatatttatttatcaatACCAGAGTcctataaaaatacattatccAGCATGCACCCTAATTAGTCACTTACCCTGTGACCAGAAAACGCTTAAACTTCTTACTACACGCACCGTGGAGCGTTGTTAAACTCACCTCTGAATGCTGTTCTACCTGCAGTTGAGCGTTGTTTTGGTTAAACTCACCTCTGAATGATGCTTTAGCTGCAGTGGGGCGTTGTTAAACTCACCGCTGAATGCTGTCGCACACACGATGACCGTTGTTAAACTCACCGTTGTTCATTTTCTGTGAACGCTCCCCCTTTTTCTCAGAGGGCACTTTAATATCAGACTGCGAGGGATTtcttaacattaaaaaacagtTGGGTGGCCAGATAAAGATGATATGGGGGCCGCCATTTGACCACACTCGGCATAGATCATTTATTGTAGCCTATTCCTATCTATTCTTATTTATTGTAGTCTCGATCCATCCACAGCAGTCAACGGGCTGTGGTGTGTTTACCCAAGACGTCAAATTTCAACGCCGCAGGCTCCGGTTCAGAGTTCCATTGAAGTCTATCGGACTGCCCTGCTCGTTGAAAAATGACGCCAAGGGGGTACCCAGTGCGTTAATATGTGACGCCAAGGGGTCCTGACCAAGCGTCCATATGTGACGAGTTGGGAATGAGAACGTGTTGACTTGAACGATCACTTAACCAAGAGAAATGCAGATATTGCTAAAAAAGCTAGATACTTaaggaaacaaaacaaaattcagaATACTTGGGTTATGAACTGTAAAATATACATCAGACTGAAGGGTTCTCCTGAAGAGGCTAAAGTGTTGGTAGTTAAAGACATAGAGGACttgaaaaaatatgaataaagataatatttgtttaatgaggggaaaaaaagtgcTTCTGTGTATACTCATACAATGACATCCAATTATAATTCGTCTACTACAAATGATAAAGATATAGGGTTACAACAAAGGATTCTGGATTATAAGCACTTGGAACTGAAATCGATAGAATACACTGAACATAAAACACTAGACTTGGAAGATCAATTAGACCCTGAAAATTTGTTTCTATCGTCTAACAATATTAATTGCAACTACTATCTTGAAGATGATTACAATAACACTGTTAAGTCTGAAGGTAAATTTTCAATTATTCACTTCAATAGTAGAAGCATGTATGCAAACTTTAATGCTATCAAAGAGTATTTACAACATTTTGTACAGCCATTTAGTATTATTGCGCTTTCTGAGACATGGTTTAATGATGACAATGGTGTTGATTTTGAGTTAAAGGATTATAATCTAAATTATGTAAACAGAACAAACAAATCAGGAGGAGGAGTTGCGTTATATGttcataaaaaatttaaatttaaagtaaTTGAAAATATGACATTAGTAATAAATGATATACTTGAATGTGTATCAATAGAAATTATcaatgagaaaaagaaaaattttaTAGTAAGTTGTATATATAGAACACCAGGCTCAAGTTTGGAAATATTTGTAAACTGGATGGAGAAAACATTCTCTGTAATAAGTAATAAGAAAATGTTCATTTGTGGGGACTACAATATTGATTTGATTAATCCGAATAAACATACATCAACTGATGAATTTATTAatagaatgtacagtatgaGTTTATATCCAACTATTACAAGACCGAGTA
This genomic window from Chanodichthys erythropterus isolate Z2021 chromosome 4, ASM2448905v1, whole genome shotgun sequence contains:
- the LOC137018293 gene encoding uncharacterized protein codes for the protein MSDSEIQENLMVLDNLVDHQELKDELQSLDDFLGELQEEEEAAAPAKMPEPRQPRVHWRKRDVHGNIVYARPRSSRHQSKKADHIQNIDPPFNAPDTNCEVAFAPETVECFLQDLQHSLSDSSGDEASPLGTPRDPLLASSNWSIRQSLFSERWRAERPRLVNTAAAKESVATHICQQCRSSPAVIRCCDCRPRPFFCAECDISMHTRHVLHNRDAMTAGFFQPLPPTTVVVDKSLSQCVRLVPVEMPEKICGCSPESLRVSPGKTVAVVTMNGRYDLSMPELFCEACQATWTAVVADLNGSDYWPATLQFATMYATDIFFSFEEMKMVAPGLSCQAFLRMLDQRTVRFGRTGKISADSFQKSF